One genomic segment of [Phormidium] sp. ETS-05 includes these proteins:
- a CDS encoding HD family phosphohydrolase, with the protein MNSHQRVEHPALPDYKNIQEQAASRAELVEQLLDIGAALSSTYDLSALLTLILSKSREITCSDAGSVYLVARTDEIPTLLFKVAQNHSRPQVSFQEFAIPLTRQSLAGYVALTGETLNLPDAYILNPEVPYQLDRSFDRDINYHTRSVLVLPMQNRDGETIGVLQLINRKIRPDLVITPENVIESTQPYSDWEERILHSLASQAAISIERNQLQESIENLFEGFVRASVQVIEARDPCTYGHSERVAELTVRLSEEVNSVSTGTLRKLYFDQRQIQEIRYAALLHDFGKVGVPEAILVKQKKLYPSQLEVIRHRFALAKRTLQMECAQTKFRHLIEHPQHRHVQTEDTCSHCHSLAQLDTKLEEEIQALDRYWQILLEANEPRILAEEPLARLRELSGYTYRDAEGQLRPLVSPDEMAQLMVTKGNLTSEERLAIEYHVTYSYEFLKRIPWTVNLKQVPEIAFGHHEKLDGSGYPQGLKGPEIPIQAQLMTIADIYDALTAGDRPYKRGLPVEAALKILRQEAEQGRINYEFLQLFEQRQVFSVLGHRQETKIELETA; encoded by the coding sequence GTGAACAGCCATCAGAGAGTTGAGCATCCAGCGCTCCCCGATTATAAAAACATCCAGGAGCAAGCCGCATCGAGAGCGGAACTGGTAGAGCAGTTGTTGGACATTGGGGCAGCCCTGTCAAGCACTTACGATTTGTCTGCATTGCTAACGCTGATCCTGTCGAAAAGCCGGGAAATTACCTGCAGCGATGCGGGGAGCGTCTATTTGGTCGCTCGGACTGATGAAATCCCCACTCTATTGTTTAAGGTGGCGCAAAACCATTCTCGCCCCCAAGTTTCGTTTCAGGAATTCGCTATTCCCCTGACTCGCCAAAGTTTGGCTGGGTATGTGGCGCTCACGGGTGAAACTTTGAATCTACCAGATGCCTACATCCTCAACCCAGAAGTACCATACCAGCTAGACCGCAGCTTCGATCGCGATATCAACTATCACACCCGCTCCGTGCTGGTATTGCCCATGCAAAACCGGGACGGAGAAACGATCGGCGTCCTCCAGCTCATCAACCGCAAAATCCGCCCCGATCTAGTAATCACCCCAGAAAATGTCATAGAAAGCACTCAGCCCTACTCAGATTGGGAAGAAAGGATATTACACTCTTTGGCTTCTCAAGCAGCCATCTCTATTGAAAGAAATCAACTGCAAGAAAGCATAGAAAATCTGTTTGAAGGCTTTGTCAGGGCATCAGTGCAGGTGATTGAAGCCCGAGACCCCTGCACCTACGGACATTCTGAGCGGGTAGCCGAACTCACCGTTCGCTTGAGCGAAGAGGTAAACAGCGTCAGCACCGGCACTTTACGCAAACTGTATTTTGACCAGCGCCAAATCCAAGAAATTCGCTATGCCGCCCTTCTCCATGATTTTGGTAAAGTCGGCGTTCCCGAAGCAATTTTAGTCAAACAGAAAAAACTCTACCCCTCGCAGCTAGAAGTGATTCGGCATCGGTTTGCTCTGGCGAAGCGTACTCTACAGATGGAATGCGCCCAAACCAAATTTCGCCACTTAATCGAGCATCCCCAACACCGCCACGTGCAAACCGAAGACACCTGCTCTCACTGCCACAGTTTAGCCCAGTTAGATACTAAGCTAGAAGAAGAAATCCAGGCACTGGATCGTTACTGGCAGATTCTCCTGGAAGCCAATGAGCCGAGGATTCTGGCGGAAGAACCTTTAGCCCGTCTGCGGGAATTATCGGGTTACACTTACAGGGACGCTGAAGGTCAGCTCAGACCGCTAGTCAGTCCTGATGAAATGGCTCAGCTTATGGTGACTAAGGGAAATCTCACATCAGAAGAGCGTTTGGCAATTGAATATCACGTTACCTACAGCTATGAATTTCTTAAACGCATACCGTGGACGGTGAATCTGAAACAAGTCCCCGAAATTGCCTTCGGGCATCACGAAAAGCTCGATGGCTCCGGTTATCCCCAGGGATTAAAAGGACCAGAAATTCCCATTCAGGCTCAGCTAATGACGATTGCTGATATATATGATGCCCTGACGGCGGGCGATCGTCCTTACAAGCGCGGTTTACCCGTGGAAGCAGCCCTCAAAATCCTGCGCCAAGAAGCGGAGC
- a CDS encoding 4a-hydroxytetrahydrobiopterin dehydratase — protein MAQLLGEAEIQKKVSQLSGWTVAGKKITTQKVFKDFIEAIAWVNKLVEPAEAAGHHPDISISYNIVTVSLTTHDAGGLTAKDFALAEVISHL, from the coding sequence ATGGCTCAGTTGCTTGGGGAAGCAGAAATTCAAAAAAAAGTAAGTCAGCTTTCAGGCTGGACCGTGGCGGGGAAGAAAATCACAACCCAAAAGGTATTTAAGGATTTTATAGAAGCGATCGCGTGGGTGAATAAATTGGTGGAGCCAGCGGAGGCTGCAGGTCATCACCCCGATATTTCGATTTCCTACAACATTGTTACCGTGAGCCTGACCACTCACGATGCCGGGGGACTGACCGCAAAAGACTTTGCTCTGGCTGAGGTGATATCTCACCTGTAA
- a CDS encoding energy-coupling factor ABC transporter ATP-binding protein: protein MSQGSEMAKPAIRVADVCFRWPNGSDVLQSCSLEVPEGEFWMLLGTNGSGKSTLLRLLAGLLTPDSGEIQVQQPVGFVFQNPDHQLVMPTVGADVAFGLVAEQLSPAQVRLRVEEALSAVNLLNLQRRPIYALSGGQKQRIAIAGAIARHCSVLILDEPTALLDPDSQLDLVAQVQRLVKSRGLSALWVTHRFDELDYCDGAFLLEQGHVVAQGEPEPLKQRLMQSENFA from the coding sequence ATGTCCCAGGGGAGTGAAATGGCAAAACCCGCCATCAGAGTCGCTGATGTCTGCTTTCGCTGGCCGAATGGTTCAGATGTCCTACAGTCCTGCTCTCTGGAAGTGCCCGAGGGGGAATTTTGGATGCTCTTGGGCACTAATGGTAGCGGTAAATCCACGCTCCTGAGATTGCTCGCCGGTTTGCTGACTCCTGATAGCGGTGAGATTCAGGTGCAGCAGCCGGTGGGGTTCGTCTTCCAAAACCCGGACCATCAGTTGGTGATGCCGACGGTGGGGGCAGATGTGGCGTTTGGACTGGTGGCGGAACAGCTCTCCCCGGCGCAAGTGCGTCTGCGGGTGGAGGAAGCTCTGAGCGCGGTCAATTTGCTGAACCTGCAACGGCGCCCGATTTATGCTCTCAGTGGCGGTCAAAAGCAGCGAATTGCGATTGCTGGGGCGATCGCCCGCCACTGCTCGGTCCTCATCTTGGACGAACCCACCGCCTTGCTGGACCCGGATAGTCAGTTAGACTTGGTGGCTCAGGTGCAGCGGTTGGTGAAAAGCCGTGGTTTAAGCGCTTTATGGGTGACACACCGCTTTGATGAATTGGATTACTGCGATGGTGCTTTCCTCCTAGAGCAAGGTCATGTGGTGGCTCAGGGGGAACCCGAACCCCTCAAACAGCGCCTGATGCAAAGCGAAAATTTTGCTTAA
- a CDS encoding NYN domain-containing protein produces the protein MPLSQPRALLLVDGYNIIGVWPHLKKTRDREGLEASRHLLIEALANYSALQDWDTQVVFDAQYRDIQSSSEIVTNHLCVIYTDFGETADTYIERVCATRPRQIGLRQRTIVSTSDRALQLTAMGYGAEWMSPQHLRKSIDNADRHCQLNQKSRSLGQSRFLFQSLDAKTQNRLANLRFELQPPKK, from the coding sequence ATGCCACTCTCGCAGCCGAGAGCTTTATTGCTCGTGGACGGCTACAACATCATCGGCGTCTGGCCTCACCTGAAAAAAACCCGAGACCGCGAGGGTTTGGAGGCTTCCCGGCACTTGCTCATAGAAGCTCTAGCTAACTACAGTGCTTTGCAAGACTGGGACACCCAGGTGGTGTTTGATGCCCAGTATCGAGATATCCAAAGCAGCAGCGAAATCGTCACTAATCACCTGTGCGTCATCTATACGGATTTTGGCGAGACGGCGGATACATATATAGAAAGAGTATGCGCCACCAGGCCACGCCAAATTGGACTGCGCCAGCGGACGATCGTCTCTACTTCTGACCGGGCCCTGCAGCTAACGGCGATGGGTTATGGTGCGGAATGGATGTCACCGCAACATCTGCGCAAATCTATCGATAACGCCGATCGCCATTGCCAACTTAATCAAAAATCCCGGTCCCTCGGTCAAAGTCGCTTCCTCTTCCAATCGCTGGATGCCAAGACCCAAAACCGTTTGGCGAATTTACGCTTCGAGCTGCAGCCCCCGAAAAAATAA
- a CDS encoding aminotransferase class V-fold PLP-dependent enzyme, with the protein MCQNQWHEQWLLEPDVTFLNHGSFGACPLPVLQAQQRFQVQLEREPVRFFSREWEPLLDEARNQLADFVGSPREDLVFVANATMGVNAVLRSLQLQPGDEILTTDHLYNACRNALEFTAAAANARVVVASVPFPLADTREIVTAVMDRVSPRTKLAVLDHITSQTALVFPIAQLVRELAAVGVDTLVDGAQAPGAVPLNLAELGAAYYTGNCHKWLCAPKGSAFLYVRRDQQEMIRPPVISHGANSLRTDKSRFQLEFYWMGTDDPSPYLSMPAVLEFMGSLVAGGWSGLMAQNHDLALKARGLLAEALGVPLPCPEEAIGSMAVVPLPEIAKAFPAAKLQEILYDQYQIQVKINPPWTDDIWLVRVSAQIYNHQSQYEKLALALKQLLHLV; encoded by the coding sequence ATGTGCCAAAATCAGTGGCATGAGCAGTGGTTGTTAGAGCCAGATGTGACTTTTCTTAATCATGGCTCGTTTGGGGCTTGTCCTTTACCGGTTTTGCAAGCGCAGCAACGGTTTCAAGTGCAATTAGAAAGGGAACCGGTGCGGTTTTTCTCCCGGGAGTGGGAGCCGCTTCTGGATGAGGCGAGGAACCAATTGGCGGATTTTGTGGGGTCGCCGAGAGAGGATTTGGTGTTTGTGGCGAATGCGACGATGGGGGTAAATGCGGTATTGCGATCGCTCCAGTTGCAGCCCGGAGATGAAATTTTGACCACGGACCACCTCTACAATGCCTGTCGCAATGCTTTGGAATTTACCGCCGCTGCGGCTAATGCGCGTGTGGTGGTGGCGTCGGTGCCTTTTCCTTTGGCGGATACTAGAGAAATTGTGACTGCGGTGATGGACCGGGTTTCCCCTCGGACGAAATTGGCGGTACTCGACCATATTACTAGCCAAACTGCTTTGGTGTTTCCGATCGCCCAGTTGGTCCGGGAATTGGCGGCGGTGGGTGTGGATACCTTGGTGGATGGGGCCCAAGCTCCCGGGGCAGTACCATTGAATTTAGCAGAATTGGGCGCGGCTTACTATACGGGGAATTGTCATAAGTGGCTTTGCGCTCCCAAGGGTTCGGCGTTTTTATATGTGCGTCGGGATCAGCAAGAAATGATTCGCCCCCCGGTGATTAGTCATGGGGCCAATTCCCTGCGCACGGATAAGTCTCGGTTTCAACTGGAATTTTACTGGATGGGGACTGATGATCCCAGTCCTTATTTATCTATGCCAGCAGTGTTGGAATTTATGGGGTCCCTGGTGGCGGGAGGTTGGTCGGGACTGATGGCGCAAAATCACGATTTGGCTTTGAAGGCGCGGGGGTTGTTGGCGGAGGCTCTGGGGGTGCCATTGCCTTGTCCCGAAGAGGCGATCGGCTCTATGGCAGTGGTCCCCCTGCCGGAAATTGCCAAGGCTTTTCCCGCCGCTAAGCTGCAAGAAATCCTTTATGACCAATATCAGATTCAGGTAAAGATAAATCCCCCTTGGACAGATGATATTTGGTTGGTGCGGGTGTCAGCCCAGATTTACAATCATCAGTCTCAGTATGAAAAGCTGGCTCTGGCGTTGAAACAGTTGCTGCACCTAGTTTAA